One segment of Comamonas thiooxydans DNA contains the following:
- a CDS encoding oxepin-CoA hydrolase, alternative type yields the protein MSEVLLTRREGAVLVLSNNNPAARNALSPAFYAAVTTALADAAADVGVGAVVLTGEGGHFCAGGDLRQLARRRELPVEQRREKLEGLHDLIRAVRDCPKPVIAAVEGAAAGAGLSLALACDMLVAARDSLFSVAYVKVGLTPDGGATAFLAEFVSRQVLTELCLTGERISGERLHALGPVNRLAEPGQALADAVALAAQIAAGPDQAMALIKDLCRQAPRNTLEQQLELEAQHMVNSQGSEESREGIAAFLEKRSADFTKLRA from the coding sequence ATGAGTGAAGTCCTGCTGACCCGCCGCGAAGGTGCCGTGCTGGTGCTGAGCAACAACAACCCGGCTGCGCGCAATGCGCTGTCGCCCGCGTTCTACGCGGCCGTCACGACCGCGCTGGCGGATGCTGCGGCCGATGTCGGCGTGGGCGCGGTCGTTCTCACAGGCGAGGGCGGGCATTTCTGCGCCGGTGGCGATTTGCGCCAACTGGCCAGGCGCCGCGAACTGCCCGTGGAGCAGCGCCGAGAAAAGCTCGAAGGCCTGCACGATCTGATTCGCGCCGTGCGCGACTGCCCCAAACCCGTCATCGCCGCCGTCGAAGGCGCGGCAGCGGGCGCGGGTCTGTCGCTGGCACTGGCCTGCGATATGCTGGTGGCCGCCCGCGACAGCCTGTTCTCCGTGGCCTATGTGAAAGTCGGTCTGACGCCCGACGGCGGCGCCACGGCCTTTCTGGCCGAGTTCGTCTCGCGGCAGGTCTTGACTGAGCTGTGCCTGACCGGCGAGCGCATCAGCGGCGAACGCCTGCACGCCCTGGGGCCCGTCAACCGGCTGGCCGAGCCCGGCCAGGCTTTGGCCGATGCCGTCGCGCTGGCCGCCCAGATCGCTGCCGGCCCGGACCAGGCCATGGCCTTGATCAAGGACCTGTGCCGGCAGGCGCCGCGCAATACGCTGGAGCAGCAGCTGGAGCTGGAAGCGCAGCACATGGTGAACTCGCAAGGTAGCGAGGAGTCCCGTGAAGGCATTGCAGCCTTTCTCGAAAAGCGCAGCGCCGATTTCACCAAACTGCGTGCCTGA
- a CDS encoding tripartite tricarboxylate transporter substrate binding protein — MQISLDRRSLMLATAAFVTAAGTGASAWAQSGDYPARPVTLIVPFPAGGPTDRHMRTLADIAGKQLGQPIIVENKPGAGGTLGPGAMARTAKPDGYTITQFPMSMLRMAHMQKTAWNPVTDFTYIIGVSGYTFGFTVRSDSPYKSFNEYIAAARKTPGKIEYGSTGIGSSPHLLMEELAENAKVTLNHVPFKGNADLQQALLGGHVAAQSDASGWDTYVNGGQMRLLMTFGEKRTQRWPDVPTAKELGYGVVSTSPYGLAGPKGMDPAVVRKLHDAFKKAMDDPRHIEVLKQLNQDAWYRSGADYAQWAREAFAKDKVLIDRLGLAAK, encoded by the coding sequence ATGCAGATTTCCCTTGACCGCCGCAGCCTGATGCTCGCCACGGCCGCCTTTGTGACTGCTGCTGGCACTGGCGCATCAGCCTGGGCACAGTCCGGCGACTATCCTGCGCGGCCGGTCACGCTGATCGTGCCGTTCCCGGCGGGCGGCCCCACCGACCGCCACATGCGTACGCTGGCCGACATTGCGGGCAAGCAGCTGGGCCAGCCCATCATCGTCGAGAACAAGCCCGGCGCTGGCGGCACGCTGGGCCCCGGCGCCATGGCGCGCACCGCCAAGCCCGACGGCTACACCATCACCCAGTTCCCCATGTCCATGCTGCGCATGGCGCATATGCAAAAGACCGCCTGGAATCCGGTCACGGACTTCACCTACATCATCGGTGTCTCGGGCTATACCTTCGGTTTCACGGTGCGCTCGGACTCTCCCTACAAGAGCTTCAACGAGTACATCGCCGCCGCACGCAAGACTCCCGGAAAGATCGAATACGGCTCCACGGGCATAGGTTCCTCGCCGCATCTGCTGATGGAGGAGCTGGCCGAGAACGCCAAGGTCACTCTCAATCATGTGCCTTTCAAGGGCAACGCCGACCTGCAGCAGGCCCTGCTGGGCGGCCATGTGGCAGCGCAAAGCGATGCCTCGGGCTGGGACACCTATGTGAATGGCGGCCAGATGCGCCTGCTCATGACCTTTGGCGAAAAGCGCACCCAGCGCTGGCCCGACGTGCCCACGGCCAAGGAGCTGGGCTATGGCGTGGTTTCCACCTCGCCCTACGGTCTGGCCGGCCCCAAGGGCATGGACCCGGCCGTGGTGCGCAAGCTGCACGATGCTTTCAAGAAGGCCATGGACGACCCGCGCCACATCGAGGTGCTCAAGCAGCTCAACCAGGACGCCTGGTACCGCTCGGGTGCCGACTATGCGCAATGGGCCAGGGAGGCCTTTGCCAAGGACAAGGTTCTGATCGACCGCCTGGGTCTGGCTGCCAAATAA
- a CDS encoding electron transfer flavoprotein subunit beta/FixA family protein: MKILVPVKRVVDYNVKVRVKSDGTGVDIANVKMSMNPFDEIAVEEAVRLKEKGVVTEVIAVSCGVAQCQETLRTAMAIGADRGILVETDVELQPLAVAKLLKALVDKEQPGLVICGKQAIDDDANQTGQMLAALADLPQATFASKVEVAGDKVNVTREVDGGLETVALSTPAVITTDLRLNEPRYVTLPNIMKAKKKQLDTFKPEDLGVDVTPRLKTVKVSEPAKRGAGVKVADVAALVDKLKNEAKVI; encoded by the coding sequence ATGAAAATCCTTGTACCCGTCAAACGTGTCGTGGACTACAACGTCAAGGTCCGCGTGAAGTCGGACGGCACGGGTGTGGACATCGCCAACGTCAAGATGAGCATGAACCCCTTTGACGAAATCGCCGTCGAAGAAGCCGTGCGCCTGAAGGAAAAAGGCGTGGTGACCGAAGTCATCGCCGTCTCCTGCGGCGTGGCCCAGTGCCAGGAAACCCTGCGCACGGCCATGGCCATCGGTGCCGATCGCGGCATTTTGGTCGAGACCGATGTCGAGCTGCAGCCCCTGGCCGTGGCCAAGCTGCTCAAGGCCCTGGTGGACAAGGAGCAACCCGGTCTGGTCATCTGCGGCAAGCAGGCCATCGACGACGACGCCAACCAGACCGGCCAGATGCTGGCGGCCCTGGCCGACCTGCCCCAGGCCACTTTTGCCTCCAAGGTCGAAGTCGCTGGCGACAAGGTCAACGTCACTCGCGAAGTGGACGGCGGCCTGGAAACCGTGGCCCTGTCCACGCCCGCCGTCATCACCACCGACCTGCGCCTGAACGAGCCCCGCTACGTCACCTTGCCCAACATCATGAAGGCCAAGAAAAAGCAGCTGGACACCTTCAAGCCCGAAGACCTGGGCGTGGACGTGACGCCTCGCCTGAAGACCGTGAAGGTCTCCGAGCCTGCCAAGCGCGGCGCTGGCGTCAAGGTGGCCGATGTGGCCGCCCTGGTCGACAAGCTGAAAAATGAAGCGAAGGTCATCTGA
- a CDS encoding nitronate monooxygenase family protein, with translation MKTRITELFGIQHPIIQGGMHHVGLAELAAAVSNAGGLGIITGLTQRTPELLAREIARCREMTDKPFGVNLTFLPSVNPPDYPGYVKAIIEGGVKVVETAGNNPQKWLPALKEAGIKVIHKCTSVRHALKAEAIGCDAISVDGFECGGHPGEDDIPNFILLPRAAEELKIPFVASGGMADGRSLVAALALGAEGINMGTRFIATKEAPVHDKVKQAIVAASELDTRLVMRPLRNTERVLTNAATERLLQKERELGAAITFADIAPEVAGVYPRIMHDGDMDAGVWSCGMVAGLIRDVPTVQQLITGIMDQAHALINERLAGFAR, from the coding sequence ATGAAGACACGCATCACCGAACTCTTTGGCATACAGCACCCCATCATCCAGGGCGGTATGCACCATGTGGGCCTGGCCGAGCTGGCCGCCGCCGTCTCCAACGCCGGGGGACTGGGCATCATCACGGGCCTGACCCAGCGCACGCCCGAGCTGCTGGCGCGCGAGATCGCGCGCTGCCGCGAGATGACGGACAAGCCCTTTGGCGTCAACCTGACCTTTCTGCCCTCGGTCAATCCGCCCGACTACCCCGGCTATGTCAAGGCCATCATCGAAGGCGGCGTGAAGGTCGTGGAGACGGCCGGCAACAACCCGCAGAAATGGCTGCCTGCGCTCAAGGAAGCCGGCATCAAGGTCATCCACAAGTGCACCTCGGTGCGCCATGCGCTCAAGGCCGAGGCCATCGGCTGCGACGCCATCAGCGTGGACGGTTTCGAATGCGGCGGTCATCCGGGCGAGGACGACATCCCCAACTTCATCCTGCTGCCGCGCGCAGCCGAAGAACTCAAGATTCCCTTTGTCGCTTCGGGCGGCATGGCCGATGGCCGCTCGCTGGTGGCAGCGCTGGCGCTGGGCGCCGAAGGCATCAACATGGGCACGCGCTTCATCGCCACGAAAGAGGCCCCTGTACACGACAAGGTCAAGCAGGCCATCGTGGCGGCCAGCGAGCTGGACACCCGCCTGGTCATGCGTCCCTTGCGCAACACCGAACGCGTGCTGACCAACGCCGCCACCGAGCGCCTGCTGCAAAAGGAACGCGAGCTGGGTGCGGCCATCACCTTTGCCGACATCGCACCCGAAGTGGCCGGTGTCTACCCACGCATCATGCATGACGGCGACATGGACGCAGGCGTCTGGTCCTGCGGCATGGTTGCGGGCCTGATCCGCGACGTGCCCACGGTCCAGCAGCTGATAACCGGCATCATGGACCAGGCCCATGCACTGATCAACGAGCGGCTCGCAGGCTTTGCCCGCTAA
- a CDS encoding class II aldolase/adducin family protein — protein MSHDTTMSEVRRQVTSEEWQTRVELAAAYRLVAHFGWDDLIFTHISARVPGQSGQFLINPYGMLFDEITASSLVKVDHEGRPLMETEYDVNPAGFVIHSAIHDGRPEVQCVLHTHTRYGVAVSAQKDGLLPISQQSIFPLARLAYHDYEGVALRDDEKPRLVDDLGASNFLILRNHGLLTCGRNVAEAVLAMYTLESACRIQILAQSGGGELTRIPQDIIADAVNQSRQVTKGKGAGLAWPGLLRRLDRIDPSYKH, from the coding sequence ATGAGCCATGACACCACGATGTCCGAAGTCCGCCGCCAGGTGACTTCCGAGGAGTGGCAGACCCGCGTCGAGCTGGCTGCCGCCTACCGGCTGGTCGCCCACTTCGGCTGGGACGACCTGATCTTCACCCACATCTCGGCACGCGTGCCGGGCCAGTCCGGCCAGTTCCTGATCAACCCCTACGGCATGCTGTTCGACGAGATCACGGCCTCCAGCCTGGTCAAGGTCGATCACGAAGGCCGGCCGCTGATGGAGACCGAATACGACGTCAACCCGGCCGGCTTCGTCATCCACAGCGCCATCCATGACGGTCGCCCCGAGGTGCAGTGCGTGCTGCACACGCATACGCGCTACGGCGTGGCCGTCTCGGCGCAGAAGGATGGGCTGCTGCCCATCTCGCAGCAGTCCATCTTCCCGCTGGCACGCCTGGCCTATCACGACTACGAAGGCGTGGCCCTGCGCGACGACGAGAAGCCGCGCCTGGTCGATGACCTGGGCGCCAGCAACTTCCTCATCCTGCGCAACCACGGCCTGCTGACCTGCGGCCGCAACGTGGCCGAGGCCGTGCTGGCCATGTACACGCTGGAGTCGGCCTGCCGCATCCAGATCCTCGCGCAGTCGGGCGGCGGCGAGCTGACTCGCATCCCGCAGGACATCATTGCCGACGCGGTCAACCAGTCGCGCCAGGTCACCAAGGGCAAGGGCGCAGGCCTAGCCTGGCCGGGCCTGCTGCGCCGCCTGGACCGCATAGACCCTTCTTACAAGCACTAA
- a CDS encoding tripartite tricarboxylate transporter substrate binding protein, producing MHTRTTVPQARVTRRTALALAAAPLLAGLAGRALAETDWPAKMLRLVVPFPAGGPTDTASRIVGQKLGERLKQTVVVENRPGASGSIAAVQVARSPADGYTLMMLATPTLLAPHLYKKAGYDTVKDFAPVATVYDLPIVIVVNPALLPDVTDLKSLIAHAKAQKSVLNYTSSGAGSFGHLSMELLKQMAGFDMQHVPYKGGVPAITDTIGGQVPIMYADLVAALPHIQAGKLRAIAVGSPQRVSMLPDIKTIAEQGIKGYDAVSWGGLLAPKGTPKAVVERIASEVQQILADKDVQSKLLHAGAIATFQNPAQLGQRIQQDYTRWGQLIRDKGIAVE from the coding sequence ATGCACACGCGCACCACCGTACCCCAGGCCCGCGTCACCCGGCGCACCGCTCTGGCACTGGCCGCCGCGCCGCTGCTGGCCGGCCTGGCAGGCCGCGCACTGGCCGAGACCGACTGGCCCGCCAAGATGCTGCGCCTGGTCGTGCCGTTCCCCGCCGGTGGCCCCACCGACACGGCATCGCGCATCGTGGGTCAGAAGCTGGGCGAGCGCCTCAAGCAGACCGTGGTCGTGGAAAACCGTCCCGGTGCCTCGGGCTCCATCGCGGCCGTGCAGGTCGCCAGGAGCCCGGCCGACGGCTACACGCTGATGATGCTGGCCACGCCCACGCTGCTGGCTCCCCACCTGTACAAGAAGGCCGGCTACGACACCGTCAAGGATTTCGCGCCCGTGGCCACGGTCTATGACCTGCCCATCGTCATCGTGGTCAACCCTGCGCTGCTGCCCGATGTCACCGACCTCAAGAGCCTGATCGCCCACGCCAAGGCCCAGAAATCAGTGCTCAACTACACCAGCTCGGGGGCCGGCAGCTTCGGCCACCTGAGCATGGAGCTGCTCAAGCAGATGGCCGGCTTCGACATGCAGCATGTGCCCTACAAGGGCGGCGTGCCCGCCATCACCGACACCATCGGCGGCCAGGTGCCCATCATGTATGCCGACCTCGTAGCCGCGCTGCCCCACATCCAGGCCGGCAAACTGCGCGCCATCGCCGTGGGCTCGCCCCAGCGCGTGAGCATGCTGCCCGACATCAAGACCATTGCCGAGCAGGGCATCAAGGGCTATGACGCCGTTTCCTGGGGCGGCCTGCTCGCGCCCAAGGGCACGCCCAAGGCTGTGGTCGAGCGCATCGCCTCCGAAGTCCAGCAGATACTGGCCGACAAGGACGTCCAGAGCAAGCTGCTCCACGCGGGCGCCATCGCCACCTTCCAGAATCCAGCCCAGCTGGGCCAGCGCATCCAGCAGGACTACACGCGCTGGGGCCAACTGATCCGCGACAAGGGCATTGCTGTGGAGTGA
- a CDS encoding electron transfer flavoprotein subunit alpha/FixB family protein, with translation MTSLVIAEHDNASIKTATLNTVTAAKACGGDVHVLVVGEGAAAAAAAAAQIAGVSKVIHADGASLKDGLAENVAAQVLAIAGNYSHILFPSTASGKNVAPRVAAKLDVAQISDITKVDSADTFERPIYAGNAIATVQSADAVKVITVRTTGFDAAAATGGSAAVETAAAVADSGKSAFVGREVTKSERPELTAAKIIVSGGRALGSAEKFQEVMSPLADKLGAAIGASRAAVDAGYAPNDLQVGQTGKIVAPQLYIACGISGAIQHLAGMKDSKVIVAINKDPEAPIFSVADYGLEADLFQAVPELVKTI, from the coding sequence ATGACTTCTCTCGTTATTGCAGAACACGACAACGCTTCGATCAAGACCGCGACCCTGAACACCGTGACGGCCGCCAAGGCCTGCGGTGGTGATGTGCATGTGCTGGTGGTTGGCGAAGGTGCAGCCGCTGCAGCAGCCGCTGCCGCCCAGATCGCCGGAGTCTCCAAGGTCATCCATGCCGACGGCGCCAGCCTCAAGGACGGCCTGGCCGAGAACGTGGCGGCCCAGGTGCTGGCCATCGCCGGCAACTACAGCCACATCCTGTTCCCCTCGACCGCCTCGGGCAAGAACGTGGCGCCTCGCGTGGCCGCCAAGCTGGACGTGGCCCAGATCAGCGACATCACCAAGGTCGACTCCGCCGACACCTTCGAGCGCCCCATCTACGCGGGCAACGCCATTGCCACCGTGCAGTCCGCCGATGCCGTCAAGGTCATCACCGTGCGTACCACGGGCTTTGACGCAGCGGCTGCCACTGGCGGCTCTGCGGCGGTGGAAACCGCAGCTGCCGTGGCCGACTCCGGCAAGAGCGCCTTTGTGGGTCGCGAAGTGACCAAGAGCGAGCGTCCCGAACTGACGGCCGCCAAGATCATCGTCTCCGGCGGTCGCGCGCTGGGCTCGGCCGAGAAGTTCCAGGAAGTCATGTCGCCGCTGGCCGACAAGCTGGGAGCGGCCATCGGCGCCAGCCGTGCAGCCGTTGATGCGGGCTACGCCCCCAATGATTTGCAAGTGGGCCAGACGGGCAAGATCGTGGCGCCGCAGCTGTACATTGCCTGCGGCATCTCGGGAGCGATCCAGCATCTGGCGGGCATGAAGGACTCGAAGGTGATCGTGGCGATCAACAAGGACCCCGAGGCACCGATCTTCTCGGTGGCCGATTACGGTCTGGAAGCCGATCTGTTCCAGGCAGTGCCGGAGCTGGTGAAGACGATCTAA
- a CDS encoding class I adenylate-forming enzyme family protein — MTVCLPSPDAPFTTLAALIRSHARQQPGHAALRDDQQTLSYAQLDALMDRVAAALQQGGVQPGQAIAICALNSVRYAVLFLGALRAGVVVAPLAPSSTAESLASMLRDAQARHLFLDKAAQDLVPADAGLQCISLDGVAPGSAFEDWLAPEGTQPAAVSVEPAAPFNIIYSSGTTGTPKGIVQSHGMRWAHINRGSVYGYGPEGTTLLATPLYSNTTLVVFFPTLGSGGCVVLMPKFDAARYLQLAQQHRVTHTMLVPVQYQRIMALPQFGEHDLSSFRAKFCTSAPFRAELKADVVARWPGSLTEFYGMTEGGGTCILEAHLHPDKLHTVGKPAEGHDIRLIDEEGSEVAPGADGEVVGHSASMMTGYHGQPAKTREAEWFDATGKRFIRTGDVGRFDADGFLTLFDRRKDMIISGGFNIYPSDLESQLRAHPAVDDVAVVGVPSDQWGETPVAYVVSRTGQPARPEEIMGWYNQQAGKTQRLADLRFIAELPRSAIGKVLKRELRDQYAAGR, encoded by the coding sequence ATGACTGTCTGCCTGCCTTCTCCCGATGCCCCCTTCACCACGCTGGCTGCGCTGATCCGCAGCCATGCACGCCAGCAGCCCGGTCATGCCGCGCTGCGCGACGACCAGCAGACGCTGAGCTACGCCCAGCTCGATGCCCTGATGGACCGCGTGGCCGCCGCCTTGCAACAGGGCGGCGTGCAGCCCGGCCAGGCCATCGCCATCTGCGCGTTGAACTCGGTGCGCTATGCCGTGCTGTTCCTGGGCGCGCTGCGCGCGGGCGTGGTGGTCGCGCCGCTGGCGCCGTCGTCCACGGCCGAAAGCCTGGCTTCCATGCTGCGCGATGCCCAGGCGCGTCACCTGTTCCTCGACAAGGCAGCCCAGGACCTGGTGCCTGCCGACGCCGGACTGCAATGCATCTCGCTGGACGGCGTGGCGCCGGGCAGTGCCTTCGAGGACTGGCTGGCGCCGGAAGGTACGCAGCCCGCTGCCGTGAGCGTGGAGCCCGCCGCGCCGTTCAACATCATCTATTCTTCGGGCACCACAGGGACCCCCAAGGGCATCGTGCAATCGCACGGCATGCGCTGGGCCCACATCAACCGGGGCAGCGTCTACGGCTATGGCCCCGAGGGCACGACGCTGCTGGCCACGCCGCTGTACTCCAACACCACCCTGGTGGTGTTCTTCCCCACGCTGGGTAGCGGCGGCTGCGTGGTGCTGATGCCCAAATTCGACGCGGCCCGCTACCTGCAGCTGGCCCAGCAGCACCGCGTCACCCACACCATGCTGGTGCCCGTGCAGTACCAGCGCATCATGGCGCTGCCGCAGTTCGGCGAGCATGACCTGTCCAGCTTCCGCGCCAAGTTCTGTACCAGCGCACCGTTCCGCGCCGAGCTCAAGGCCGACGTGGTGGCACGCTGGCCCGGCAGCCTCACCGAGTTCTACGGCATGACCGAAGGCGGCGGCACCTGCATCCTCGAAGCCCACCTGCACCCGGACAAGCTGCACACCGTGGGCAAGCCCGCCGAGGGCCATGACATCCGCCTCATCGACGAGGAGGGTAGCGAGGTCGCCCCCGGCGCGGACGGGGAGGTCGTGGGCCACTCGGCCAGCATGATGACCGGCTACCACGGCCAGCCCGCCAAGACGCGTGAAGCCGAATGGTTCGATGCCACGGGCAAGCGCTTCATCCGCACGGGCGATGTGGGCCGCTTCGATGCCGACGGCTTCCTGACCCTGTTCGATAGACGCAAGGACATGATCATCAGCGGCGGCTTCAACATCTATCCCAGCGACCTGGAGTCCCAGCTGCGTGCTCACCCGGCCGTGGACGACGTGGCCGTTGTCGGCGTGCCTTCCGATCAATGGGGCGAGACGCCCGTGGCCTACGTGGTGTCGCGCACGGGCCAGCCGGCCCGGCCCGAAGAGATCATGGGCTGGTACAACCAGCAGGCCGGCAAGACCCAGCGCCTGGCGGACCTGCGCTTCATCGCCGAGCTGCCGCGCAGCGCCATCGGCAAGGTGCTCAAGCGCGAGCTGCGCGATCAGTACGCGGCGGGACGCTGA
- a CDS encoding CaiB/BaiF CoA-transferase family protein: MADSNTEQNQDIDFPLEGVKVLDLSRVFAGPLCGMVLADFGAEVVKVEHPGRGDDTRDWGIRIGKTETTYYNSMNRNKRSITLDLQTPEGVKILHELLPQFDVLIHNFKTGGAEKLGLGYEQLKAIKPDLIYCAVAGYDSSGPEAKRPGYDLVIQGEAGLMALNGEAGMPPLKFGVAVVDLVTGMYAAQAVLAALFRRERTGKGRLIEMALYDSGITVTGYYGLDALQLGHDPERYGNAHPSIVPYGMYESADGPLIIAVGNNSQFDKFCRQVIMRPDIVEDQRFSTNVNRARNRLELLPMLKELIQSFPRDLLLERLTAAGIPCGRVAGLHEALTSERTRRSGLLRDMPHPVVGTTPVFAPPYRLDGQRLPIRHAPPTLGEGTREVLQRLLTLDDAQLQDLQAKGVLTLPQEPASS; the protein is encoded by the coding sequence ATGGCCGACAGCAATACCGAACAGAACCAGGACATCGACTTCCCGCTGGAGGGAGTGAAGGTACTCGATCTGTCCCGCGTCTTCGCCGGGCCGCTGTGCGGCATGGTACTGGCCGACTTCGGCGCCGAGGTGGTCAAGGTCGAGCACCCGGGCCGCGGCGACGACACGCGTGACTGGGGCATTCGCATCGGCAAGACCGAGACCACCTACTACAACAGCATGAACCGCAACAAGCGGTCCATCACGCTGGATCTGCAAACGCCCGAGGGCGTGAAGATCCTCCATGAACTGCTGCCTCAGTTCGACGTGCTCATCCACAACTTCAAGACCGGCGGCGCTGAGAAGCTGGGCCTGGGCTACGAGCAGCTCAAGGCCATCAAGCCGGACCTGATCTACTGCGCAGTGGCTGGCTATGACAGCAGCGGCCCCGAAGCCAAGCGCCCCGGCTACGATCTGGTGATCCAGGGCGAGGCGGGCCTGATGGCGCTGAACGGCGAGGCAGGCATGCCGCCGCTCAAATTCGGCGTGGCCGTGGTGGATCTGGTAACCGGCATGTATGCAGCCCAGGCCGTGCTGGCCGCCTTGTTCCGCCGCGAGCGCACGGGCAAGGGCCGGCTCATAGAGATGGCGCTGTACGACAGCGGCATCACGGTCACCGGCTACTACGGCCTGGATGCCCTGCAACTGGGCCATGATCCCGAGCGCTACGGCAATGCCCACCCCTCCATCGTGCCTTACGGCATGTACGAGTCCGCCGACGGCCCGCTGATCATTGCCGTGGGCAACAACAGTCAGTTCGACAAGTTCTGCCGTCAAGTCATCATGCGCCCCGACATCGTCGAGGACCAGCGCTTCTCCACCAACGTCAACCGCGCCAGGAACCGCCTGGAGCTGCTGCCCATGCTCAAGGAGCTGATCCAGAGCTTCCCGCGCGATCTGCTGCTGGAGCGCCTGACGGCCGCCGGCATTCCCTGCGGCCGTGTGGCCGGCCTGCACGAGGCCCTGACCAGCGAGCGCACGCGCCGCAGCGGCCTGCTGCGCGACATGCCCCATCCCGTGGTCGGCACCACCCCCGTGTTCGCGCCGCCCTACCGCCTGGACGGACAGCGTCTGCCCATCCGCCATGCACCGCCCACGCTGGGTGAGGGCACGCGAGAAGTGCTGCAGCGCCTGCTGACGCTTGATGATGCGCAACTGCAGGACCTGCAAGCCAAGGGCGTTCTCACGCTGCCCCAGGAGCCTGCATCGAGTTGA
- a CDS encoding tripartite tricarboxylate transporter substrate binding protein — translation MSIPVTRRDLLQGLAAIGGGSLLATGATSALAQSGKPAWPTKPIRVVVPFNAGGATDIMARTIGEVLAKRVGQPVVVDNRAGAAGILGTDAVAKAAPDGHTLLLSLSTSMLINQFLYTKLPYNPQKDIALISQIAAAPVTLVVHPSVPANNMKELLAYVKAHKGKLSYGSWGVGSYAHLAGAYMSKTMDADMNHAAYKGEAPMIQELIGGQLQLCFSSALNTKPFIDSGRLKAIGVTGKERMEILPKLPTIFEQGVTDDAYSIYGWVAMGAPAGVPKEIVDQLYGHLREIIKDPKVLERITGAGFIPMMNSPQAFRDNYQRDMPVWKALVEQAGAKLD, via the coding sequence ATGAGCATCCCAGTCACACGCCGCGATCTTCTGCAAGGACTGGCCGCCATCGGCGGCGGCAGCCTGCTGGCCACGGGCGCCACCAGCGCCCTCGCACAGTCCGGAAAGCCGGCCTGGCCCACCAAGCCGATCCGTGTGGTCGTGCCCTTCAATGCGGGTGGCGCCACCGACATCATGGCGCGCACCATCGGCGAGGTGCTGGCCAAGCGCGTGGGCCAGCCCGTGGTGGTGGACAACCGCGCCGGCGCGGCCGGCATCCTCGGCACCGATGCCGTGGCCAAGGCGGCGCCCGACGGCCATACGCTGCTGCTGTCGCTCAGCACCTCGATGCTGATCAACCAGTTCCTCTACACCAAGCTGCCCTACAACCCGCAAAAGGACATCGCCCTGATCAGTCAGATCGCCGCGGCGCCCGTCACGCTGGTCGTCCACCCTTCGGTGCCGGCCAACAACATGAAGGAACTGCTGGCCTATGTGAAGGCGCACAAGGGCAAGCTCTCGTACGGCTCCTGGGGCGTGGGCTCGTATGCCCATCTGGCCGGTGCCTACATGAGCAAGACCATGGATGCCGACATGAACCACGCTGCCTACAAGGGCGAGGCGCCCATGATCCAGGAGCTGATCGGCGGACAGCTGCAGCTGTGCTTTTCCAGCGCGCTCAACACCAAGCCTTTCATCGATTCCGGCCGTCTCAAGGCCATCGGCGTGACCGGCAAGGAGCGCATGGAAATCCTGCCCAAGCTGCCGACCATCTTCGAGCAGGGAGTGACCGACGACGCCTATTCGATCTACGGCTGGGTGGCCATGGGCGCGCCGGCCGGCGTGCCCAAGGAGATCGTGGACCAGCTCTACGGCCACCTGCGCGAAATCATCAAGGACCCCAAGGTGCTGGAGCGCATCACGGGCGCCGGCTTCATCCCCATGATGAACAGCCCTCAGGCCTTCCGCGACAACTACCAGCGCGATATGCCGGTCTGGAAAGCGCTGGTGGAGCAAGCCGGCGCGAAACTGGATTGA